In Brevibacterium pigmentatum, the sequence GTGCCACGCAAGATTGGTCTCGTCGAGGACCGGTGCGGGAATCGAGTCCGGATCGACGCCGAGACCCCTGAGCACGGTCTCGAGATTCTCCCGGTGGAGCACATCCAGACGAACGAACTCCCGGTCACCGTTGCGGACCTGCTCCATCGACGGCTGATATTCGGCCCGCCAAGCGTCGGCGAACTCAAGTGGAACGAGATCGGGAACATGATCGCGCAATTGCACGGCCACCTCGGCGGCAATACTTGTACGCCAGTCGACGACAGTGCCGAACATGTCGAAGACGAGGGCGTCGACCGAATCGAATCCTGCTGTCATGGTTACACGGTAGTCCGGGCGCATCGGACCGTCCACGTCGGTTCTCCCGCTCACCATGTCAGTCCGTCCGCTTAGACTGAGCGGTGTTGGGAGTCGACGAGGACCTCATCGACACTGAACCACACGGCATCGGCGGAAGGACCTGACCGTGGGATGGAGCACGAGCGAATTGGCGCGTCTGACCGGAACCACGGTCAATACGATTCGGCATTATCACAAGCTCGGGCTGCTCACCGAGCCCGAACGGATGAGCAACGGATACAAACAGTACGGGGCTTCCCACCTGCTGCGACTCCATCAGATCCGGCGGATGCGCGAGCTCGGGATCCCGTTGGCTGATATCGGTGCGGTCGAAGACGATCACGAACAGCAGCAGCTCGCCCTCAAACAGCTCGAGTCCGACCTCGGTGAGCAGATCGCGGCCCTGGAAAAGGCACGCACCGAGGTGTCCCAGCTCCTCGAACACGGAGCGCCGATCGATACTGCTTCAGGCTTCATCGACATCGCCGCCCGGATGTCGAACTCCGATCGCGCACTGATGAACATCTATTCGACCCTGTACGAGGAATCGGCGCTCGCGGAGATGCGGTCCATCATGTCCGAGACCACACCGTACGACCAGGAAGTCGATGAGCTCGCCGAGGATGCCGACGACGCCACCCGCGCACGCTTGGCAGAGCAGATCGCCCCGAGTATGAAGCGACAGCTCGAAGCGAAACCCTGGCTCCTCGCGCCGACCGAGCGGATGACCGGGGACGTGAAGATGGGGCAGGCTGCGATCATCGGCTCGCTCAGAGAGCTCTACAACGACGCGCAGATCGACGTCATCCAGCGTGCCTTCATCGCCGTCTTCCCGAATCTCGATATCCCGGACGCCGACCGCGAGCGGTTCATCGCTTTCATCAAGCACGTTGCCGCGGAGGAAGAAGGCTGAGGCAGGGGACTGAGGCGGAGGAAGAGGAGTGAGGTCGGGAGCTGAGGG encodes:
- a CDS encoding helix-turn-helix domain-containing protein: MGWSTSELARLTGTTVNTIRHYHKLGLLTEPERMSNGYKQYGASHLLRLHQIRRMRELGIPLADIGAVEDDHEQQQLALKQLESDLGEQIAALEKARTEVSQLLEHGAPIDTASGFIDIAARMSNSDRALMNIYSTLYEESALAEMRSIMSETTPYDQEVDELAEDADDATRARLAEQIAPSMKRQLEAKPWLLAPTERMTGDVKMGQAAIIGSLRELYNDAQIDVIQRAFIAVFPNLDIPDADRERFIAFIKHVAAEEEG